One Hordeum vulgare subsp. vulgare chromosome 4H, MorexV3_pseudomolecules_assembly, whole genome shotgun sequence DNA window includes the following coding sequences:
- the LOC123450902 gene encoding uncharacterized protein LOC123450902, which produces MSESRGSISFFGTYRPPVPMEIFSSSTDPRAYHFAADPHLTDGVGYNQNGHPVPPLALREILDYLLRNKPHLAARCGVTQADLDNGRLTGLIFVSEREDGLETLHLCLSDRATRSRQVVNLLGDIYGVDVGVRMEDTGCIAGGFTVGIGRRARYRTRTVGYSVVYVSTKDPAKKRRTPWTVVYRTNLADGSTEPLTPPGEYDLSPAVSPCGKMVAVANFKENRWNGAIENLDTCIKIMNVDAWAQGGLNRRVVIKNGGWPTWGSDNVIFFHRGLDTGPPTNKTKWAVFRFDIRREIEEQVTPTWMDAMTPAAITDTRVAVATIRVKSDLVEAGAKRPADQCRHIEIFDTATRAEPMKITHRWSPHVDHYNPFVLDEGRRVGYHRCRTVLGNNNVGEKKLDKVRSDKPEVELVRVAGVFPSITKDGKKLAFVDNQFKAVWLAVSGSTRPRNVYQPKPDPCNRSPESVFSTSWNQNDTLDTLYVCQGTEFRTDKPVRIMMIRNVSSCLCTDPVKIVLALTHNLYNCAFPSSNREGDKLVFRCSSNKVEAGQMAVKNLYIIDAMKGESGPAGAIQLTEGQCIDTHCSWSPRPDCGWIVFSSSRHMSRELDQGLDAGYFAVYLVCAKGVVKGQTRNPVMVVRSGDYMAGHVNHPVFSPDMKSIVFTADLAAVSAEPVSLPHFTHSVRPYGDIFSVELTDSCNIWNNYDIKEFHRVTHSRYEYSTPTWSRWFNIEHHNKWEMPPECRGNHFQPPCPHVGGLRRA; this is translated from the exons ATGTCGGAGAGCCGCGGTAGCATCTCCTTCTTTGGGACCTACAGGCCACCGGTGCCCATGGAAATCTTCTCCAGCTCCACTGATCCGCGGGCATACCATTTTGCAGCCGATCCCCACCTCACCGACGGCGTCGGGTACAACCAGAATGGACATCCCGTCCCGCCGCTCGCGCTCAGGGAAATCCTGGACTACTTGCTCAGGAACAAGCCCCATCTGGCCGCCCGCTGCGGCGTCACCCAGGCCGACTTGGACAATGGCCGTTTGACCGGCCTGATCTTCGTCTCCGAGAGAGAAGACGGCCTCGAGACTCTGCACCTGTGCCTGAGCGACCGCGCCACTAGATCACGCCAGGTGGTGAACCTGCTGGGCGACATCTATGGCGTGGACGTCGGCGTGCGCATGGAGGACACCGGCTGCATCGCCGGTGGCTTCACGGTGGGCATAGGGAGAAGAGCACGATACCGCACACGCACAGTGGGCTATTCGGTCGTGTACGTGTCCACCAAGGATCCGGCCAAGAAGCGGCGCACCCCGTGGACCGTGGTGTATAGGACCAACCTCGCCGACGGTAGTACGGAGCCCCTCACACCGCCTGGCGAGTACGACCTGAGCCCGGCGGTGTCGCCATGCGGGAAGATGGTGGCGGTAGCCAACTTCAAGGAAAACAGGTGGAACGGGGCGATCGAAAACCTCGACACCTGCATCAAGATCATGAACGTGGATGCTTGGGCGCAGGGAGGCCTAAACCGCAGGGTTGTCATCAAGAACGGCGGCTGGCCGACATGGGGCAGTGACAATGTCATCTTCTTCCACCGCGGGTTGGACACCGGCCCGCCCACCAACAAGACAAAGTGGGCTGTGTTCCGGTTCGACATCCGCCGCGAAATCGAAGAGCAGGTGACGCCCACGTGGATGGACGCCATGACTCCGGCGGCCATCACCGACACCAGGGTGGCCGTGGCGACCATCCGCGTGAAATCCGACCTAGTCGAAGCGGGTGCGAAGCGTCCGGCGGATCAGTGCCGGCACATCGAGATCTTTGACACAGCCACTCGCGCGGAGCCGATGAAGATCACCCACAGGTGGAGTCCGCACGTGGACCACTACAACCCCTTCGTGCTCGATGAAGGCCGTCGGGTGGGTTACCACCGCTGTAGGACCGTTCTG GGTAACAACAATGTTGGTGAGAAGAAGTTGGACAAGGTGCGGTCGGACAAGCCGGAGGTGGAGCTGGTGAGGGTGGCGGGCGTTTTCCCGTCCATCACCAAGGACGGCAAAAAGCTAGCCTTCGTGGATAACCAGTTCAAGGCGGTGTGGCTGGCCGTGAGCGGAAGCACCAGGCCGCGCAATGTCTACCAGCCCAAGCCCGATCCGTGTAACCGTTCCCCCGAGAGCGTCTTCTCCACGTCGTGGAACCAGAACGACACGCTAGACACGCTCTACGTCTGCCAAGGCACGGAATTCCGCACGGACAAGCCGGTGCGAATCATGATGATACGTAACGtgtccagctgcctgtgcacggaCCCCGTGAAGATCGTCTTGGCGCTCACCCATAATCTGTACAACTGCGCCTTCCCGTCCAGCAACCGGGAAGGGGACAAACTCGTGTTTCGCTGCAGCAGCAACAAGGTCGAGGCAGGGCAGATGGCGGTCAAGAACCTCTACATCATCGACGCCATGAAAGGGGAGTCTGGCCCTGCCGGCGCGATCCAGCTCACCGAGGGCCAGTGCATAGACACCCACTGCAGCTGGTCGCCCAGGCCAGATTGCGGCTGgatcgtcttctcctcctcccgccaCATGTCGCGGGAGCTGGACCAGGGCCTCGACGCCGGCTATTTCGCCGTCTACCTGGTGTGCGCCAAGGGCGTGGTCAAGGGACAGACACGGAACCCGGTGATGGTGGTCCGCAGCGGGGACTACATGGCGGGGCACGTGAACCACCCCGTCTTCAGCCCCGACATGAAGAGCATCGTCTTCACCGCCGACCTCGCCGCCGTCTCCGCCGAACCCGTCTCCCTGCCGCACTTCACGCACTCCGTCAGGCCATACGGCGACATCTTCTCCGTCGAGCTCACAGACAGCTGCAACATATGGAACAACTATGACATCAAGGAGTTCCACCGCGTCACGCACAGCCGCTACGAGTACTCCACGCCTACATGGTCTAGGTGGTTCAACATCGAACACCACAACAAGTGGGAGATGCCGCCGGAGTGCCGGGGCAACCACTTCCAGCCCCCGTGCCCGCACGTGGGAGGCCTAAGGAGAGCATGA